From the genome of Eublepharis macularius isolate TG4126 chromosome 12, MPM_Emac_v1.0, whole genome shotgun sequence, one region includes:
- the LOC129339136 gene encoding olfactory receptor 1020-like, which translates to MYKHINSFISPQQIQQKTNLSAITNFTLLGFGDQPGLQVLLSLIFLGIYILAMAGNLIITILIVIDVHLHTPMYFFLGNLSCLEICYTSTILPRLLFSLLTGDKTISVQGCIAQYFFFGSLASSECYLLAVMSYDRFLAICKPLRYTSLMSGRICLGLITVSWMSGLLSNTIITSLLLKQSFCGPNEIEHFFCDLAPVLKLSCTNTSLVKLVIFILASMDTIPPFLLTLISYVCIIISVLKMKTKASRHKAFSTCSSHLIVVTLFYGSLICVYIIPETNTLKGLHKTFSLFYTVFTPMLNPIIYSLRNKEVKIAFYRTASKAVGVVSFP; encoded by the coding sequence ATGTATAAGCACATAAATTCCTTTATTTCCCCACAGCAAATTCAACAGAAAACAAATCTATCTGCCATCACAAACTTCACTCTTCTTGGATTTGGTGATCAACCAGGACTGCAAGTTCTCCTTTCCTTGATATTCCTTGGAATCTATATACTTGCCATGGCTGGAAATCTCATTATCACTATTCTCATTGTCATTGATGTGCACCTCCAcacccccatgtatttcttccttggGAATCTGTCCTGCCTGGAGATTTGCTACACCTCCACCATCCTGCCCAGATTGCTCTTCAGTCTTCTTACTGGAGACAAAACCATTTCTGTTCAAGGCTGCATTGCACAATATTTCTTCTTTGGTAGCTTGGCATCTTCAGAATGTTATCTCTTAGCTGTGATGTCATACGATCGCTTTTTAGCCATATGCAAACCATTGAGGTACACATCACTCATGAGTGGCAGGATCTGCCTTGGACTTATTACTGTCTCTTGGATGAGTGGTCTGCTAAGTAACACCATCATAACATCACTGTTGTTAAAGCAGTCCTTTTGCGGCCCCAATGAAATTGAGCATTTCTTTTGTGACTTAGCCCCTGTGTTAAAACTTTCCTGCACAAATACCAGCCTGGTGAAACTTGTCATATTCATCCTGGCCTCCATGGACACCATACCTCCATTTCTTCTTACCTTGATCTCATATGTCTGTATTATCATCAGCGTCCTCAAAATGAAGACCAAGGCTTCGCGACATAAGGCCTTCTCCACTTGTTCCTCCCATCTCATTGTGGTGACACTTTTCTATGGATCTCTGATTTGTGTATATATAATTCCTGAAACTAACACACTAAAGGGGCTTCATAAAACCTTCTCCTTGTTTTATACTGTCTTTACTCCCATGCTCAACCCTATTATATATAGTCTGAGAAACAAGGAGGTGAAGATAGCCTTCTACAGAACTGCAAGCAAAGCTGTCGGTGTGGTCTCATTTCCTTAG
- the LOC129339135 gene encoding olfactory receptor 10A7-like: MDTGENHSSPTTFILLGFGNLLELRISFFVLFLTIYTLSIVGNLLIILLIAVDQHLHTPMYFFLMNLSVLETCYTSTILPRMLTSFLTGNRSIPILACVMQWFFFAVFSSTECYLLSMMSYDRYLAICKPLHYTSLMNSRLCLQLAATSWISGLLTSTILTCLMLQLTFCGPHEIDHFFCDIYPVLNLACSNLYVVKHAAFVLAFLATVPPFTITVVSYICIILTILRIPSKSSQQKAFSTCSSHLIVVILFFVSLFIVYVIPETDTLKDLHKTFSLFYTVLTPVLNPLIYSLRNREVKEALYRFARKFSNKVT, encoded by the coding sequence ATGGACACTGGGGAAAATCACTCCAGCCCAACAACATTCATCCTCCTGGGATTTGGGAATCTTCTTGAACTACGAATTTCCTTCTTTGTGCTGTTTCTCACCATCTACACTTTGTCTATTGTTGGAAATCttctaattattttattaattgcaGTAGACCAACACCTTCACactcccatgtatttcttcctgatGAACTTGTCCGTCTTGGAGACCTGCTACACATCCACCATTTTACCCAGGATGCTGACTAGTTTCCTAACTGGCAACCGATCCATACCCATTTTGGCCTGTGTCATGCAATGGTTTTTCTTTGCTGTCTTCTCATCCACAGAATGTTACCTTCTGTCAATGATGTCTTATGATCGGTATCTGGCAATCTGCAAACCTCTTCACTACACATCCCTTATGAACAGCAGACTCTGCCTGCAATTAGCTGCCACTTCTTGGATAAGTGGCTTATTGACCAGCACCATATTAACTTGCCTTATGTTACAACTGACCTTCTGTGGACCCCATGAAATTGACCACTTCTTTTGCGACATATATCCAGTCTTGAACCTTGCCTGTAGCAATCTTTATGTTGTGAAGCATGCTGCTTTTGTCCTAGCGTTCCTAGCTACAGTACCCCCTTTCACAATAACTGTGGTCTCCTACATCTGCATTATTCTCACTATATTGAGAATTCCATCTAAAAGCTCACAGCAGAAAGCCTTCTCTACCTGCTCATCCCACCTCATCGTTGTGATACTATTCTTTGTCTCCTTATTCATAGTCTACGTAATCCCTGAAACAGACACCCTGAAGGACCTACATAAAACCTTCTCTCTCTTCTACACAGTTCTGACTCCTGTGCTCAACCCTCTCATATACAGCTTGAGAAACCGAGAGGTGAAGGAAGCTCTTTACAGATTTGCCAGGAAATTCAGCAATAAAGTTACTTAG